The Bacillota bacterium genomic interval GGGTCTCTGTGTTCCTGGTAAACCTGGCGCTCTTCATGTGGAGGGCGGACTTCCGCACTGTCTATGACACAGGGCTCAGCGGGAGGGTAGAGTTGCTGGGGGCATACATAGGGATGCCCCAGCTGGTGAGCAGCCTCGTCTGTCTCCTGGCCTTCGGCGCCCTCTACTACCTGGTCAACCGCACCAGCCTTGGACGGATCATCCAAGCGGTGAGCGAAGACAAACAGGCCGCCAAGCTCATGGGGATCAACACGGACAAGGTGTTCACCCTTGGATGGGGCATCGGCCTTGCCGTGGTGGGTGTGGCCGGCACAATGGTTGCCTCCTTCTTCCCCATCTTCCCTGACGTGGGAACCAGGTTTGTGCTGTTCTCCTTCGTGGCCGTGACCATCGGCGGATTCGGGTCCCTGACCGGGGCCCTCCTGGGGGGGATAGCCATCGGCCTCATCGAGAACCTCGCGGGCGTGTACATACTGCCCGCCTTCAAGGCCGCCGTGGTCTACCTGGTATTCGTCATAGTCCTCCTGGTAAGGCCACAAGGCTTTTTCGGCACCTACTGATGGAGAGGGGGGGGCAACGCTGAAGGCGCTACGCATGATGGCGACACTGAAGAGGCCGGGCCTGAAGCGGCACTTGCCGTTGAGCCTCCTTGTCGTGGGGCTGCTGGTGTATCCCCTGTTAACGGACAAACCCTTCTACATCCACGTGCCCATCAGAACCTTTGTCTTCGCCAGCGTCGCCCAGGCGTGGAACATCCTGGGGGGGTACACAGGGCAGACTAACCTAGGCCAGGCCGTCTTCTTCGGGACGGGCGCCTACACCGCGGCAATACTCATGATCGACTATAATATAGGCCCGTGGATAGGGATGCTGCTGGGCTGCTTCCTGGCGGTGCTCCTGTCCATGGCCCTGGGCTACCCCACATTTGGCTTGGTTGGCCGCTACTTTGCCATCGCCACCCTGGGCATTGGGGAGATAGGGCAGCTCATAGCCCTGAACTGGGGACTCACGGGGCGAGCCGTGGGGCGCTACATCCCCATCGTCCATGACAGCGTGTGGTGGCTCCAGTTCCACCGGACGAAGGAACCCTACTACTACATTGCCCTGGGAATAATGGCCTTCGCCTTCATAGTCACGGCCTCCCTGGAGAAGACCCGCATGGGGTACTACTGGAGGGCCATCAAGGCCGACCAGGATGCCGCCCAGAGCCTGGGAATCCCTGTGAGGCGCTACAAGATGATAGCCGCCGGGATCTCCGCCTGGATTACCGCGATGGTGGGAGCCTTCTACGCCAACTACGTCCTGGTGGTGGACCCCTTTAACACCCTCAAGATGGACCTTTCCATCATGTTCATGCTCGTCGCGGTTCTGGGAGGTGTTGGCACCCTCTGGGGCCCCTTCCTCGGGGCCCTGGTCATTATCCCCCTTTCCGAGTTCACCCGGTCCCAGCTGGGCGGGGGGGGTGGCGGCGTGGACCTCATGGTTTACGCTGCACTTATCGTGATCATCGTCATGTTCGAGCCCAAGGGCATCCTGGGGCTATTAAGCAGGCTCAGCCGCAGGCTGGCAGCGGGAGGTGGCCGGGTTGAGGCTGCTTGAGGCCGAGAAGGTCACTAAGAGATTCAGCGGCTTGGTGGCGGTCAGGGACGTGGACATGCATGTTGACGAGG includes:
- a CDS encoding branched-chain amino acid ABC transporter permease, encoding MDLIQAIVSGVLMGFIYALVAAGLSFIYGVMGLINFAHGALLMLSMYSAFWINTYSGLKPLAAVPLTASLMFLVGMGLYRGLIRRMLDAPFLMQAVLTFGVSVFLVNLALFMWRADFRTVYDTGLSGRVELLGAYIGMPQLVSSLVCLLAFGALYYLVNRTSLGRIIQAVSEDKQAAKLMGINTDKVFTLGWGIGLAVVGVAGTMVASFFPIFPDVGTRFVLFSFVAVTIGGFGSLTGALLGGIAIGLIENLAGVYILPAFKAAVVYLVFVIVLLVRPQGFFGTY
- a CDS encoding branched-chain amino acid ABC transporter permease, whose amino-acid sequence is MMATLKRPGLKRHLPLSLLVVGLLVYPLLTDKPFYIHVPIRTFVFASVAQAWNILGGYTGQTNLGQAVFFGTGAYTAAILMIDYNIGPWIGMLLGCFLAVLLSMALGYPTFGLVGRYFAIATLGIGEIGQLIALNWGLTGRAVGRYIPIVHDSVWWLQFHRTKEPYYYIALGIMAFAFIVTASLEKTRMGYYWRAIKADQDAAQSLGIPVRRYKMIAAGISAWITAMVGAFYANYVLVVDPFNTLKMDLSIMFMLVAVLGGVGTLWGPFLGALVIIPLSEFTRSQLGGGGGGVDLMVYAALIVIIVMFEPKGILGLLSRLSRRLAAGGGRVEAA